In a single window of the Lodderomyces elongisporus chromosome 4, complete sequence genome:
- the RDH54 gene encoding helicase — MYSRPSAAFKPPRPQSRSDVDATATATTSSTTTASSSNESRVGSKNAAAIASVPLKARPNLKRVYADDASGYSTTTNITADTNTTHINSTKRPNTHTLLSSDSVSSLNGSSSPSKKVSNTKYIVLWRRKTNKKNKSWDGDGQATIKYTPGNDACDIVLKGSDGGIMSRKTFKPPPNLTEIIPIGGFEISLDEEIGLGSIIPREVITSTNNNGNNDQVRLKPISSVASTSELKRAPTGLSKRATSAVGVAGGVAAAAVGAAGVAAAGAASSGTPSSGTIAPVSRRASSLPKHAENKSADQMTKDTPSNNGEVKKELLDAKYLIQWRKKTTKKNKSWDGDGSALIKFSGLGCEIVVKNSDGKVMSKKKFDKSPDLSEVIPIGVFEIFLDEKIAESENNIAETSEVQAIDAPSELSTHEQNPILSTLPGAPPPPPPPPPSTSTRASASASSTVLHKSFKKVIPKDHEQVQEKRNALYEEKADEVQMTPPPEEPDPVKVSIDPHLASKLRPHQIEGVTFMYECVMGFRDFVGNGCLLADEMGLGKTLMTITTIWTLLKQNPFPDQKKPIVNKVLIVCPVTLINNWKAEFKKWLGTNKLNVLTLNNPMSDDKRDIVNFGRLNVYQVLIINYEKVLAHLEELQTVNFDLLVCDEGHRLKNSSNKVLINLHKLSIPKRIVLTGTPIQNYLVEFHTLISFINPAVLPDMKTFQRKFINPITQARDVNCFNPEVKRKGEELSKELIRLTHKFILRRTQDLLEGYLTPKTDILLFVPPTQLQIDIFQSIRSSEKFKYLEPGSTSLALINVFRKICNSPSLLATDEFYQKIATNTFKLSTSSGKIHVLIPLLLEITECKERTVLISNYTKTLDLLEHVLRKLNLRYTRLDGSTPNNMRNKLVNEFNRNEEIHVFLLSSKSGGMGINLVGASRLILFDNDWNPSTDLQSLSRIHRDGQTKPCFIYRLFTAGCIDEKIFQRQLMKSKLSSKFLDNDNASKTDVFEQEDLKNLFEVNVGSKSNTHELLGCSCAGDGSLLTQEIFTDDEIDADDDAKIEDEDYSDNDVSEVQVQASQRWMSAAELQKNMDRNGADVMEKRAVKDALNDYHHYDPEISHDLAFDPVLLQIAKNSVTQGRLPFSFIMMKQSAGRDDKK; from the coding sequence atgtatTCCCGGCCAAGTGCTGCCTTTAAACCACCAAGACCACAATCAAGATCAGATGTGgatgcaactgcaactgcaactacAAGTTCAACTACAACAGCATCACTGAGTAATGAGAGTAGGGTTGGAAGCAAAAATGCTGCTGCCATCGCGAGCGTACCGTTGAAGGCGCGTCCTAACCTCAAAAGAGTGTACGCTGATGACGCGTCAGGTTActcaaccaccaccaacatcaCTGCTGATACTAATACAACTCATATAAATAGTACTAAAAGGCCAAATACCCATACCTTACTACTGAGTGATTCCGTTTCACTGTTGAATGGTTCCTCTTCCCCACTGAAAAAAGTCTCCAACACAAAGTACATAGTCTTATGGAGGAGAAAGacaaataagaaaaacaagagcTGGGATGGCGACGGCCAAGCAACGATCAAATATACCCCGGGTAATGATGCATGTGATATTGTACTTAAAGGCAGTGACGGAGGTATTATGAGTAGAAAGACATTCAAACCGCCACCAAACTTGACAGAAATTATCCCTATTGGTGGATTTGAAATTTCACTTGATGAAGAGATAGGATTGGGATCTATCATACCAAGAGAGGTTATCACTTCCACTAACAACAATGGTAACAATGATCAAGTACGTTTAAAACCCATATCGCTGGTTGCATCTACTTCTGAGCTTAAACGAGCTCCAACTGGTCTTAGCAAGCGAGCTACATCTGctgttggtgttgctggtggtgtcgctgctgctgctgttggtgctgctggtgttgctgctgctggtgctgcTAGCTCTGGTACTCCTAGCTCTGGTACTATTGCTCCAGTACTGCGGCGagcttcttctttaccGAAACATgcagaaaataaaagtgcAGACCAAATGACAAAAGACACGCCAAGCAATAATGGcgaagtaaaaaaagagttaCTAGATGCAAAGTACTTGATCCAgtggagaaagaaaacaacgaaaaagaacaaaagctGGGATGGCGATGGCAGTGCCTTGATCAAGTTTTCTGGGTTGGGTTGCGAAATAGTAGTCAAAAACTCTGATGGTAAGGTCatgagtaaaaaaaaatttgataaaCTGCCAGATTTGAGTGAGGTGATTCCAATTGgagtttttgaaatcttTTTAGATGAAAAGATTGCAGAACTGGAGAATAACATCGCGGAGACAAGTGAGGTGCAAGCAATTGATGCCCCATCAGAATTATCTACTCATGAACAAAACCCTATTCTTTCCACTCTTCCAGGTGCACCTccacctcctcctcctcctcctccttctaCATCTACGCGTGCTTCTGCATCTGCTTCATCAACGGTGTTGCACAAGAGTTTTAAAAAAGTAATTCCAAAGGACCACGAGCAAGtacaagaaaagaggaatgCGCTTTATGAAGAAAAGGCTGATGAAGTACAAATGACACCACCGCCAGAGGAACCAGATCCTGTTAAAGTGAGTATAGACCCGCATTTAGCCTCCAAATTGAGACCGCATCAAATAGAAGGTGTCACATTCATGTATGAATGTGTTATGGGGTTTAGAGATTTTGTTGGGAATGGATGCTTGTTGGCTGATGAAATGGGGCTTGGCAAAACACTCATGACCATCACCACTATATGGACTTTGCTCAAACAAAATCCATTTCCTGATCAAAAAAAGCCAATCGTCAATAAGGTATTGATTGTTTGTCCTGTGACATTGATCAATAACTGGAAGGCAGAGTTCAAGAAATGGCTTGGTACGAACAAACTAAACGTGTTGACGCTAAACAATCCAATGTCTGATGACAAAAGAGACATTGTCAACTTTGGAAGGTTAAATGTCTACCAAGTATTAATAATCAACTATGAGAAAGTTCTTGCTCATTTGGAGGAATTGCAAACTGTTaattttgatcttttggTATGCGATGAAGGTCATAGACTCAAGAACAGCTCCAATAAGGTGCTCATCAATTTGCACAAACTACTGATACCAAAGAGAATTGTTTTAACCGGTACACCGATTCAAAACTATTTGGTTGAGTTTCATACATTAATATCCTTCATAAATCCAGCTGTTTTGCCGGACATGAAAACCTTCCAACGAAAATTTATCAATCCCATAACGCAAGCTAGAGATGTCAATTGTTTTAACCCAGAagtaaaaaggaaaggtgAAGAATTATCCAAAGAGTTGATTAGATTAACTCACAAGTTCATATTACGAAGAACACAGGACTTGCTCGAGGGGTACTTGACACCAAAAACAgatattcttcttttcgtACCTCCTACTCAGCTTCAAATTGATATTTTCCAACTGATTAGAAGTTCCGAGAAATTCAAGTATCTCGAACCGGGACTGACCTCGCTAGCATTGATTAATGTGTTTCGTAAAATATGCAACTCGCCATCATTATTAGCAACAGATGaattttaccaaaaaattgcaacaaaTACTTTCAAGCTATCTACAAGCTCCGGCAAAATACACGTACTTATACCGTTGTTATTGGAGATTACAGAATGCAAAGAGAGAACGGTTCTCATTTCAAACTACACCAAAACACTCGATTTGTTGGAACATGTGTTGAGGAAGCTTAATCTCCGCTACACGCGCCTAGACGGGTCAACGCCAAACAATATGCGGAACAAGCTAGTAAATGAGTTTAAcagaaatgaagaaattCATGTTTTCCTCCTCTCTTCCAAGTCTGGTGGTATGGGTATAAATTTAGTCGGTGCATCGCGACTCATTCTTTTCGACAACGATTGGAATCCATCTACTGATCTTCAGTCGTTATCGCGAATTCATAGGGATGGACAAACCAAACCATGTTTCATTTACAGGTTGTTCACTGCTGGGTGTATAGATGAAAAGATTTTTCAGCGTCAATTGATGAAGAGCAAACTTTCATCCAAGTTTcttgataatgataatgcGTCGAAAACAGATGTATTTGAACAAGAggatttaaaaaatttgtttgaaGTGAATGTGGGGTCTAAATCAAATACACATGAGCTACTAGGCTGTTCGTGCGCTGGTGACGGATCGCTTTTGACGCAAGAAATTTTTACAGATGACGAAATTGAtgcagatgatgatgctaaaattgaagatgaggaCTACAGTGATAACGACGTGTCTGAAGTTCAAGTACAGGCTTCTCAAAGGTGGATGTCTGCGGcagaattgcaaaaaaatatggaCCGAAATGGCGCCGATGTGATGGAGAAAAGAGCTGTTAAGGATGCCCTTAATGACTATCATCATTATGATCCCGAGATATCTCACGATCTTGCATTTGACCCAGTGTTGTTGCAGATTGCAAAGAATAGCGTGACACAAGGTAGATTgccattttcatttatcATGATGAAGCAATCAGCAGGTAGAGACGATAAAAAGTAG
- the PNG1 gene encoding peptide-N4-(N-acetyl-beta- glucosaminyl)asparagine amidase, with the protein MTTDFKSLSEKLINSYAKLQLSHSIKVANDIKPIQSTANRPVVNAIHSNVNYLLSHKDQKAIDAALDAIDLAKIYENIDKLEQENEKEKDKKKGNEEEKQEEEKQGKQGKENKGATANLKYDDLVVKEILRYFKHDFFEWVNTPKCSCGSDKAIGKGARRMPSTAPNPQKISIIEVYECQKCGKEIVFPRINNPVSLLETKKGRCGEWVNCFLLILEALIGDGGKDRVRFVWNQEDHVWVEYFSLGLQKWVHLDPCEAAFDEPLLYCENWGKKMSYVLGFNMNSVVDLSKKYITKEKQIPQQSIVDPKLVAKTLKWVNARKLVQKYQNLKDQGFSDSDALKSIYHEVIIPRNREQIALKEGDVKPSKTSSEGGNDVPRGRQTGSAEWTKARGEDGH; encoded by the coding sequence ATGACAACCGACTTCAAATCATTATCAGAGAAACTCATCAACAGTTATGCCAAGTTGCAACTTTCACACTCCATCAAAGTAGCAAATGATATCAAGCCCATTCAATCGACGGCAAATCGGCCTGTTGTAAATGCAATCCACTCAAATGTGAATTATCTATTATCACACAAAGATCAAAAAGCTATCGATGCTGCGCTTGATGCAATTGACTTGGCAAAGATCTACGAAAACATTGATAAGCTTGAACAGGAgaatgaaaaggaaaaggataagaaaaagggaaatgaagaagaaaaacaagaagaggaaaaacaaggaaaacaaggaaaagagaataaaggCGCAACCGCAAATTTAAAATACGATGATCTTGTCGTTAAGGAGATTTTACGATATTTCAAGCATGATTTCTTTGAATGGGTTAATACGCCAAAATGTTCTTGCGGTTCAGATAAAGCTATAGGCAAAGGTGCAAGGCGAATGCCGTCAACTGCCCCCAATCCACAAAAGATTTCCATTATTGAAGTTTACGAATGTCAAAAGTGCGGTAAAGAGATTGTGTTTCCAAGGATCAATAATCCTGTATCATTActtgaaaccaaaaaaggaagatgCGGTGAGTGGgtcaattgttttttgcttATTCTTGAAGCACTAATTGGCGATGGTGGTAAAGATAGAGTACGATTCGTTTGGAACCAGGAGGATCATGTATGGGTAGAATACTTTTCCCTTGGTTTACAAAAATGGGTCCATTTAGATCCCTGCGAAGCTGCGTTTGATGAACCTTTGTTGTACTGTGAGAACTGGGGTAAAAAAATGTCATATGTGCTAGGGTTCAACATGAATAGTGTAGTTGATTTGAGTAAGAAATACATCacaaaggaaaagcaaATACCTCAGCAAAGTATTGTTGATCCTAAATTAGTTGCAAAAACTTTGAAGTGGGTAAATGCCAGAAAATTGGTGCAGAAATACcaaaatttgaaagatCAGGGCTTTTCTGATAGCGATGCGTTAAAACTGATATACCATGAAGTAATAATACCAAGAAACAGGGAACAAATTGCATTGAAAGAAGGTGATGTCAAGCCATCGAAAACATCTCTGGAAGGAGGTAATGATGTTCCAAGAGGTAGACAAACGGGATCTGCTGAGTGGACCAAAGCGCGAGGAGAAGACGGtcattaa
- the DPB11 gene encoding protein kinase activating protein dpb11: protein MTSRQPFEGLTFCCTGVQNKLRREINKYVKALGGIQYDDLMTDVQYLIVGSRDTPKYQFCVKNRLDIVFLAEDAVSKIYKSWLLGEEVDQSRLDEHKLPIFANINACLSRTDLTQSQIVKLFEAAGGFRGDAVEMSYFNCNGLTHLLSDHGGSAKESLSNDQTCMISADPRGTRYNKAIEWKIPVVHPIWVYDSLLRGAALDYNDYTLSSNNDEIYTNGCTVWESLVEEKRKRKENKEDLENKENSPPRKKKLVFQSTGITKDVPKTLQKTNNREIWDSIMDRTKAAKAPIAGAGAVAEEEAGTTTVASTRATAASASEQNKTKKDAENQAWDEESETENIEDVEKLEQKVEEQEKKTAKSTLFLGFNFLLVGFDSRESNLLSGGIEGYQGEITKDVNDDSITHIIIPAKRGSRSSSVLKPLPSTLKQKITNSDVKVVTEFFIEKSIYYKKVVLDTWGQPIKGLMPSTRKFQVSTSGFTGIELLHIEKLIKFMNFEYCDTLSKDRDILMLNVNLFKESFMKNSPKLFEYKNTDILNCPVYQSGGSSVSLLSAKNKIEACKKWSIPVVSLAYLWEIFELSKYKSEMMMPELTNSKWCIYAPINNTRPRSLMEYLKSMSDFTSTKPGATNYGDLPPKSKSVSDRIDEDTDDGSVKLPSPRKITPRKKYGRLVGRSPQSIRNKLVPSRENSVMGSVYENRNEENGDITRDEDFSSQVRYEDTTSMINQERLLKKLEHGATGTANINHSNDKDKTTNGNNPDAMEVEVENMEAEEEMAANASKRRRRTRTGPKP, encoded by the coding sequence ATGACCTCAAGACAGCCCTTTGAGGGCCTTACGTTTTGTTGTACAGGCgtgcaaaacaaattgaggAGGGAGATCAACAAATATGTCAAGGCATTAGGAGGAATTCAATACGATGATTTAATGACTGATGTGCAATACTTGATAGTGGGCAGTCGAGATACACCGAAGTACCAATTCTGCGTCAAAAACCGATTAGACATTGTGTTTTTAGCTGAGGATGCGGtttcaaaaatttacaAATCATGGCTATTAGGAGAAGAAGTGGATCAACTGCGACTTGATGAACATAAACTACCAATATTTGCCAACATCAATGCGTGTCTTTCACGAACGGACCTAACACAATCACAAATTGTGAAATTATTTGAAGCTGCTGGTGGGTTTAGAGGGGATGCGGTAGAGATGAGCTACTTCAATTGCAATGGTTTAACTCATTTATTAAGTGATCACGGTGGGAGTGCCAAAGAATCTTTACTGAATGATCAAACTTGTATGATTAGCGCAGATCCGCGAGGAACAAGATACAACAAGGCAATCGAATGGAAAATACCTGTTGTGCATCCCATATGGGTCTACGATAGTCTCTTACGTGGTGCGGCATTGGATTATAATGACTATACATTGAGTAGTAATAACGATGAAATATACACAAATGGATGCACCGTTTGGGAGAGCTTAGTGgaagagaagaggaaacgtaaagaaaacaaggaagatttggaaaataagGAAAACTCGCCACCACGCAAGAAAAAACTCGTTTTCCAATCAACTGGAATTACAAAGGATGTACCAAAGACGCTtcagaaaacaaataatagAGAGATCTGGGATTCAATAATGGACCGCACCAAGGCAGCAAAAGCGCCAATAGCAGGAGCAGGAGCAGtagcagaagaagaagcaggaACAACTACAGTAGCATCAACAAGAGCCACCGCAGCATCTGCAtcagaacagaacaaaacgaaaaaagaTGCCGAGAATCAGGCTTGGGACGAAGAGAGTGAGACTGAAAACATTgaagatgttgaaaaattggaacAAAAGGTTgaagagcaagaaaaaaaaactgcgAAAAGCACCTTGTTCTTGGGCTTTAATTTCTTACTTGTTGGATTTGATTCAAGGGAGTCTAATTTATTAAGCGGCGGTATTGAGGGATATCAAGGAGAAATAACGAAGGATGTCAATGATGATTCAATTACACATATTATCATTCCTGCAAAACGTGGTAGTCGCTCATCTAGTGTTTTGAAGCCATTACCCTCAACATTAAAGCAAAAGATTACCAATAGCGATGTGAAAGTTGTTACTGAGTTTTTTATCGAGAAAAGTATATATTACAAAAAGGTGGTTTTGGATACTTGGGGCCAGCCAATAAAAGGTTTGATGCCGTCGACTCGGAAATTCCAAGTTTCTACATCTGGGTTTACAGGTATTGAACTTTTGcatattgaaaaattgatcaaatttATGAACTTTGAGTATTGCGATACGTTATCTAAAGACCGCGATATTCTCATGCTCAATGTGAATCTTTTTAAGGAAAGTTTTATGAAGAATTCACCTAAATTATttgaatacaaaaacacGGACATTCTTAATTGCCCTGTTTATCAATCTGGCGGGTCATCTGTTTCGCTTCTTTCAGCAAAGAACAAGATTGAGGCTTGCAAAAAGTGGAGCATACCAGTAGTATCCCTAGCGTATTTATGGGAGATATTTGAGTTGTCCAAGTACAAGTCGGAGATGATGATGCCGGAATTGACCAATTCCAAATGGTGCATTTATGCTCCAATAAATAATACGAGACCGAGATCATTGATGGAATACCTTAAAAGCATGAGTGATTTCACATCGACAAAGCCTGGCGCTACAAACTATGGCGACCTTCCGCCTAAATCCAAGTCAGTAAGTGATAGAATAGATGAAGATACAGATGATGGGCTGGTTAAGCTTCCATCGCCACGTAAAATTACCCCCAGGAAGAAGTACGGCAGACTTGTTGGCCGGTCACCACAATCTATAAGAAATAAGTTGGTTCCTAGTAGGGAAAATAGTGTAATGGGTTCAGTGTATGAGAATCGAAACGAAGAAAATGGTGATATCACAAGGGACGAGGATTTCTCACTGCAGGTCAGGTATGAGGATACAACGTCAATGATAAACCAAGAGCGGCTATTGAAAAAGCTAGAGCATGGAGCTACAGGCACTGCTAACATTAACCATAGCAATGACAAAGATAAAACCACTAATGGTAATAACCCGGATGCAATGGAAGTCGAGGTTGAGAATATGGAAGCTGAAGAGGAAATGGCTGCAAATGCTTCtaaaaggagaagaagaacgcGCACAGGTCCCAAACCCTAA
- the GIT1 gene encoding Plasma membrane permease, mediates uptake of glycerophosphoinositol and glycerophosphocholine, whose product MSEKEPITIEQVHTSPDRQSDNIEISSSQTSSDNNNINNNNNNNDPQKHYVYHEEERRHRLDGGVKIRDALMILCAGFALISDGYQNNVMSMLNKVFAIEYPKVYDSNMSTQVSNASLVGTILGQFVIGICADLISRKWAIVIATCFLIFGSMMCAASHGKTVTGMFWMMTIFRGVTGFGIGAEYPSSSVAASEAANESVKKRGMAFILATNLPLSFGGPFASIIFLIVNKITGKHYDGLWRTMFAIGCFWPLSVFYFRMKMATSVLFKKSAIRVHPPYWLALKYYGFRLFGTCVTWFLYDFVTFPNGIFSATIISNVISDNMDLEKIAEWNLLLGAIALPGVFVGAYLVDIIGKKYTMLIGFIGYIIFGLIVGIAYYRVKKITALFIVLFGLMQSCGNAGMGNVLGLVSSESFATPVRGTFYGISALVGKIGAVAGTKAFQRVLTIGGTKESGQRYTFIIAACCGLVGVIITAIFIPHLKVDDLLEEDIKFKNYLRDQGYEGHIGLVEEGKEEDLESDETGTDGGSDVELQEQHYREGKSST is encoded by the coding sequence ATGTCTGAGAAAGAACCAATAACCATTGAGCAAGTCCACACATCACCTGACCGGCAATCAGACAACATTGAGATCTCATCAAGCCAAACAAGCAgtgacaacaacaacatcaacaacaacaacaataacaatgatCCCCAAAAACACTATGTCTAccatgaagaagaaagacgACACAGACTTGATGGCGGAGTTAAGATCCGTGACGCATTAATGATTCTTTGTGCAGGGTTTGCTCTCATATCAGATGGTTACCAAAACAATGTCATGTCCATGCTTAACAAGGTATTTGCCATTGAATACCCCAAAGTCTATGACTCCAACATGTCAACCCAGGTCTCTAATGCTTCCTTGGTAGGAACAATTTTGGGACAGTTTGTTATTGGTATTTGTGCCGACTTGATCAGCAGAAAATGGGCTATTGTCATTGCAACATGCTTCTTGATCTTTGGCTCAATGATGTGTGCTGCTTCACACGGTAAAACCGTAACCGGAATGTTTTGGATGATGACCATATTCCGTGGTGTTACCGGGTTTGGTATTGGCGCAGAGTACCCTTCAAGCTCAGTTGCCGCATCAGAAGCAGCAAATGAAAGtgttaaaaaaagaggtaTGGCTTTCATTCTCGCAACAAACTTACCCTTATCATTTGGTGGACCATTCGCCTCCATCATTTTTCTTATTGTCAACAAGATCACTGGAAAACACTATGATGGTTTATGGAGAACAATGTTTGCCATTGGATGTTTTTGGCCATTGTCTGTGTTTTATTTCCGTATGAAGATGGCAACCTCAgtacttttcaaaaaatcaGCAATTAGAGTCCACCCACCCTACTGGCTTGCATTGAAATACTATGGGTTTAGACTATTTGGAACTTGTGTCACTTGGTTTCTTTACGACTTTGTCACATTCCCCAATGGTATTTTTTCAGCAACCATTATCTCTAATGTGATTTCAGATAATAtggatttggaaaaaatcGCTGAATGGAACTTGTTGCTTGGAGCAATTGCCTTACCGGGTGTCTTTGTTGGTGCGTACCTCGTCGACATTATTGGTAAGAAATATACAATGTTGATTGGATTCATTGGATACATCATCTTTGGTCTTATTGTTGGTATTGCGTACTATAGAGTCAAAAAAATCACGGCATTATTTATTGTGCTTTTTGGATTGATGCAAAGTTGCGGTAATGCAGGTATGGGAAATGTCTTGGGCTTGGTTTCAAGTGAAAGTTTTGCTACACCTGTGAGAGGTACATTTTACGGTATTAGTGCTTTAGTTGGTAAGATTGGTGCTGTTGCAGGAACAAAAGCTTTTCAAAGAGTATTGACCATTGGTGGTACAAAGGAAAGTGGTCAGAGATATACGTTTATTATTGCCGCATGCTGTGGTCTTGTTGGAGTGATCATTACTGCTATTTTCATCCCACACTTAAAAGTAGACGACTTGTTGGAGGAAGATATTAAGTTCAAGAATTACTTGAGAGATCAAGGCTACGAAGGTCATATTGGATTGGTGGAGGAaggcaaagaagaagacttGGAGTCTGACGAGACTGGTACTGACGGCGGCAGTGATGTTGAACTTCAAGAACAACATTATAGAGAAGGCAAATCGTCGACCTAA
- the TRM10 gene encoding tRNA (guanine(9)-N(1))-methyltransferase (BUSCO:EOG09263760), producing MEPQPPQHPKKVKNIPSPEEIERRRQERQNEVIPEGMSRREWKKQRKEQEHEATKEEYKAAEREKRRQQRARRAERMRNDPEYRKLILDRINQEQKDSEVKIVIDCEFDDLMLKKEIISLSNQIKSSYAIMKQSEYNLPIQIASFDKQLKERFDTSLADYKKWQGINFTEKKLSELVTSENKDKFVYLTADTEEEVEELKPDHTYIIGGIVDRNRYKNLCADKAKKMGIRVARLPIGKYIKINSRAVLVTSHVYEICCRWFESRNWGIAFNKVLPPRKIANKYPAPAATEEGS from the coding sequence ATGGAACCACAACCTCCTCAACATCCtaagaaagtaaaaaataTTCCTTCACCGGAGGAAATTGAGCGAAGGAGACAAGAACGTCAAAATGAAGTCATCCCTGAAGGAATGAGCCGACGGGAATGGAAAAAACAGCGTAAAGAACAGGAACATGAAGCAACTAAAGAAGAATACAAGGCTGCTGAGCGGGAAAAAAGACGTCAACAACGTGCTCGAAGGGCAGAAAGAATGCGGAATGATCCAGAGTACCGCAAGCTCATCCTTGATCGAATAAATCaggaacaaaaagattCCGAGGTGAAGATTGTCATTGATTGTGAATTTGATGACttgatgttgaaaaagGAGATTATTTCACTTTCAAACCAAATCAAGCTGAGCTATGCGATAATGAAACAGAGCGAATACAATTTACCAATCCAGATTGCTTCATTTGACAAACAGTTGAAAGAACGGTTTGATACTTCACTTGCTGATTACAAGAAATGGCAAGGTATCAATTTCaccgaaaaaaaattgagtgAATTGGTTACACtggaaaacaaagacaaatttGTATATTTGACTGCAGACACTGAAGAAGAGGTTGAGGAACTCAAGCCTGACCATACATACATCATAGGAGGGATTGTTGATAGAAATCGATATAAGAATTTGTGTGCAGACAAAGCCAAGAAAATGGGGATAAGAGTCGCAAGATTGCCTATTGGGAAATACATCAAGATCAATAGTCGTGCTGTATTGGTCACATCGCATGTTTATGAGATTTGTTGTCGATGGTTTGAATCGAGAAATTGGGGAATTGCATTTAACAAGGTATTGCCTCCTAGAAAGATTGCAAACAAGTACCCGGCACCAGCTGCTACAGAAGAGGGTTCTTGA
- the TEF1_3 gene encoding translation elongation factor EF-1 alpha, with amino-acid sequence MGKEKTHVNVVVIGHVDSGKSTTTGHLIYKCGGIDKRTIEKFEKEAAELGKGSFKYAWVLDKLKAERERGITIDIALWKFETPKYHVTVIDAPGHRDFIKNMITGTSQADCAILIIAGGTGEFEAGISKDGQTREHALLAYTLGVKQLIVAVNKMDSVKWDKNRFEEIIKETSNFVKKVGYNPKTVPFVPISGWNGDNMIEASTNCPWYKGWEKETKSGKVTGKTLLEAIDAIEPPTRPTDKPLRLPLQDVYKIGGIGTVPVGRVETGIIKAGMVVTFAPAGVTTEVKSVEMHHEQLAEGVPGDNVGFNVKNVSVKEIRRGNVCGDSKNDPPKGAESFNAQVIVLNHPGQISSGYSPVLDCHTAHIACKFDTLIEKIDRRTGKKLEEEPKFIKSGDAAIVKMVPTKPMCVEAFTDYPPLGRFAVRDMRQTVAVGVIKSVEKSDKAGKVTKAAQKAAKK; translated from the coding sequence ATgggtaaagaaaagactCACGTTAACGTCGTCGTCATTGGTCACGTCGATTCAGGTAAATCAACCACCACCGGTCACTTGATCTACAAGTGTGGTGGTATTGACAAGAGAACCATTGAAAAGTTCGAGAAAGAAGCTGCTGAATTGGGTAAAGGTTCTTTCAAGTACGCTTGGGTCTTGGACAAATTGAAGGctgagagagaaagaggtaTCACCATTGATATCGCTTTGTGGAAATTCGAAACTCCAAAATACCACGTTACCGTTATTGATGCTCCAGGTCACAGAGATTTCATCAAGAACATGATTACTGGTACTTCTCAAGCTGACTGTGCTATCTTGATTATTGCTGGTGGTACTGGTGAGTTCGAAGCTGGTATCTCTAAGGATGGTCAAACCAGAGAACACGCTTTGTTGGCTTACACCTTGGGTGTTAAGCAATTGATTGTTGCTGTCAACAAGATGGACTCAGTCAAATGGGACAAGAACAGATTTGAGGAAATTATCAAGGAAACCTCTAACTTCGTCAAGAAGGTTGGTTACAACCCAAAGACTGTCCCATTCGTCCCAATCTCAGGTTGGAACGGTGACAACATGATTGAAGCTTCTACCAACTGTCCATGGTACAAGGGTTGGGAAAAGGAAACCAAGTCCGGTAAGGTTACTGGTAAGACTTTGTTGGAAGCCATTGACGCTATTGAGCCACCAACCAGACCAACTGACAAGCCATTGAGATTGCCATTGCAAGATGTTTACAAGATTGGTGGTATCGGAACTGTGCCAGTCGGTAGAGTTGAAACCGGTATCATCAAGGCTGGTATGGTTGTCACCTTTGCCCCAGCTGGTGTCACCACTGAAGTCAAGTCCGTCGAAATGCACCACGAACAATTGGCTGAAGGTGTCCCAGGTGACAATGTTGGTTTCAACGTTAAGAACGTTTCCGTTAAGGAAATCAGAAGAGGTAACGTCTGTGGTGACTCCAAGAACGACCCACCAAAGGGTGCTGAATCTTTCAACGCTCAAGTCATTGTCTTGAACCACCCAGGTCAAATCTCATCTGGTTACTCCCCAGTCTTGGACTGTCACACTGCTCACATTGCTTGTAAATTCGACACCTTGATTGAGAAGATTGACAGAAGAACCGGTAAGAAATTGGAAGAAGAACCAAAATTCATCAAGTCCGGTGATGCTGCTATCGTCAAGATGGTCCCAACCAAGCCAATGTGTGTTGAGGCTTTCACTGACTACCCACCATTGGGAAGATTCGCTGTCAGAGACATGAGACAAACTGTCGCTGTCGGTGTCATCAAGTCTGTTGAAAAATCCGACAAGGCTGGTAAGGTCACCAAGGCTGCTCAAAAGGCTGCTAAGAAATAG